CATGCTCAAGGTGTACTGGGGCTGGCAGGAAGGCGATGTGCTAATTCACGCGCTGCCCATCTTCCATGTGCATGGCCTGTTTGTCGCCATTCACGGGGCCTTGCTCAACGGCAGTCCCATGATCTGGTTTGCCCGCTTCGAGCCCGAGGCCGTCATGGCTCGCTTCAAGGATGCGACCGTCTTCATGGGTGTGCCAACCCTTTATGTACGCATGCTGGCCGACGCCCGGCTGGACCGCGACATGGCAGCGCACATGCGCCTCTTCATCTCGGGTTCGGCACCCATGCTGATCGAGACCTTCCGCGCCTGGAAGACGCGTACCGGCCACACCATCCTGGAGCGCTACGGCATGAGCGAGACCATCATGCTGACCTCCAACCCCTATCAGGCCGATGCGCGCTACGGCAACGAAGCCGAGCGCCGCGGCGCAACCGTGGGCTTCCCGTTGCCGGGCGTGGGTGTACGCATTCATGGCGACGACGGCAAGGCCCTGCCCGCAGGCGAGATCGGCAATATCGAGGTTCAGGGGCCCAATGTCTTCAAGGGCTACTGGCGCATGCCCGAGAAGACGGCAGAGGAGTTCACTGCCGACGGCTGGTTCAAGACCGGCGATGTGGGCATGCAGGATGCGCGCGGCTATTTCAGCATCGTGGGGCGCAGCAAGGACTTGATCATCTCGGGCGGCTACAACGTCTATCCGGCAGAGGTTGAGGGCTTCATCAACGATCTGCCCGGCGTGGACGAAAGCGCCCTGGTGGGCGTGCCGCATCCGGACTTTGGCGAGGTTGGCGTTGCCGTCATCGTGCCGCGCAAGGGCGCGCAGCTGGATGGGCTGAAGATTCTGGAGTCGCTCAAGGCCAGGCTGGCCAATTTCAAGGTGCCCAAGCGCTGCTATGTGGTGGACAGCCTGCCGCGCAACACCATGGGCAAGGTTCAGAAGAAGCTGCTGCGCGACCAGTATCAGCAAGAGTTCTCCTGAACCCGGTCGAAGCGGACGCCAAGCGTTGGTTTTTAGCTGCAATATTGCCTGTGTTTCAGGCGCTTGTCTTTTGACTTGACTCCTGAAAAGTGAGCTGATTTCGCAGATTGCAAGGCATATTCAGCATTGAATCGGGCTAAAAATAAAGCAGCTTGCGCGCAAGCTGCTTTTAATTTGTGAGTGGCAAATGGCGGTCCGTGAGCGGCCTGTGTCACTGGATATCAGGGGCAAGCCCGGCCAGGGGCGCCCTGCGAGGGGCGACCGGCCAGGACCGTCCCCCAGTACAGATGCCATCCCCTCAAGGGAAGCCGCTAAGCGGCTCAGGGGGATCCGATCAGCGCAGCACCAGCACCGGCACAGGTGAGTGCGTCAGCACATGCTGGGTTTCGCTGCCCAGCAGCAGGCGCTGCAGACCCTTGCGACCGTGCGAAGCCATGACGATCAGGTCGCAGTCATGCTTTTTGGCCATCTCCACAATCGACTCGGCCACCAGGTCTGAGTGGGCGATTTCGGTGGTGACGTTGACCTTGCGCTCATGGCCAAAGGCTTTGACGCCGTTCAGCAGGGTCTGGGCCTGATTGGTCCATTGCTCCTCAATGCGCTTGGCTTCCTTGATGTCCAGCAAGTCGCTGCCTTCCAGGTAGCTGCGCGGATAGTGCGAGACAACCTTGAGCGCAATCACGCTGGCGCCGCACAAAGCGGCCAGATCCAGGCCTGCATGCACAGCCTTGTCTGAGAGTTCGGTGCCGTCGGTAGCAATCAAAATGCGGTTGTACATAGCTTTCTCCTTGGGTTGCATGCGTTGTAAATACAAGCATATGTCGATTGGGCAGTTAACGGTTGATTAATGTCAAGGTGGGTATCATCTGGCGTCGTTACGCTTGAAACATGTCCCAACACACTACTGTCCAGTCTTCCGCGGCAGAGCATGCTGTTGCTGACACCGGTTTCCTGAACTTGTCCCAGATGCACAGTCATCTGCTGGACGATCCGCAAGAATGGAGCTCGTTTGGCCGCCCCGCCGGCCAGAGCCCCAAGGCCCCAATCTCCGAGAACGCAACCGAGTCCCCGGTGTGGGATTCCTTTGTGGTTCTGGAGGGCATGCACTGTGCTGCATGTGCGCTGACCATCGAGGAGGCGCTTCGGGCCGTCCCCGGAGTGCAGGCAGCCGAAGTCAGTGCCGCAACGCGCCGAGCCCGTGTCGAGTGGCGTCCTGCCCAGGTGCTTCCATCGCAATGGATGGAGGCCGTATCGCGTGCCGGTTATCGCGCCTTGCCCGCGCGCGACGCGTTCGCGCGCGAGCTGCGCCAGGCCGAGACGCGCCGTGCCCTGTGGCGCTGGCTGGTGGCCGGCCTGTGCATGATGCAGGTGATGATGTATGCATGGCCAGCCTACACGGCTCGGCCCGGCGACCTGTCGCTGGAGATGGAGACCTTGCTGCGCTGGGCATCCTGGGTGATTTCTCTGCCCGTGGTGCTGTTTTGCTGCGGCCCGTTCTTCAAGAGCGCGCTCAAGGACATCACCCAGCGCCGCGTTAGCATGGACCTGCCTGTGGCACTGGGCATGCTGATCACCTTTGTCATCAGCACGCTGGGCACTTTTGATCCCTCCGGTCCCTTCGGTCAGGAAGTCTTCTTCGACTCGCTGACCATGTTTGTCTTCTTCCTGCTCACAGGGCGCTGGCTGGAGCTGCGCCTGCGCGACCGCACGGCCGGTGCATTGGAAGCCGTGATGAACCGGCTGCCGGATTCGGTGCTGCGCCAGCAGCCCGACTCGGGAGAGTTCGAGCGTGTAGCCACGCGCCGCCTGCGCGTAGGTGATGTGGTGCGTGTGCTCACGGGCGAGGCTTTTCCCGCAGACGGCCGGATTCTGCGCGGCACCACCCATGCCGATGAGGCTCTTCTGACTGGCGAATCCACGCCTGTTTTGCGTGCACAGGGCGATGCAGTCACCGCCGGCAGCTACAACCTGGACAGTGTTGTCGAGGTGAGTGTGGACAGTGTGGGTGAGGGCACCCGCTTTGCGCAGATCGTGAATCTGATGGAAAGCGCTTCGCTGCAAAAGCCAACACTGGCCCAGCTGGCCGACAAGGTGGCCCGGCCTTTTCTCGTCGTGGTGCTGCTGGCGGCGCTGGCTGCCGCCATCTGGTGGTGGCCCACCGACCCCGGTAAGGCCATGATGGTGGCCGTGGCTGTGCTCATCGTCACCTGCCCCTGTGCGCTTTCTCTGGCCACGCCCGTGGCCATGCTGACGGCGGCCGGCACCCTGGCGCGCAGCGGCGTGCTGGTGCGCAATCTGCAGGGGCTGGAGGCGCTGGCTGCTGTGGATACGCTGGTGTTCGACAAGACCGGAACGCTGACGCGCGACGGCCTGGTGCTGCGCGCGCTGACACCTGCTGAAGGTCAAAACACTGATGAGCTGCTGGCGTTGGCAGCCTTGCTGGCGCGCCAGTCCATGCATCCCGCTTCCAGGGCACTGGCGCAGGCGGCCGAGGTGGCCGAGTTGCCTGCCAGCGCATGGCTGCTGGATTCCGTCCAGGAAATCGCTGGCAGCGGCCTCGATGTCTGGGTGCAGGCGCGCAGCAATACCGCCTTGCGTCGCCATCTTCGTCTGGGCTCGATCGCGCATTGCGGCGTGCCTGAACTGGCACCGCATGAGCTGGGGCAGAGCGTGGTGCTGGCCGAAGAATCGCAAGGTGGCTGGCTGCCCCTGGCGCAGTTCCATCTGAGCGAGGATGTGCGACCCGAAGCGGCCCGGGTCATTGCCGACCTCAGGCAGCAAGGCGTGGCGGTGCAACTGCTCTCGGGCGACCGCTCTGCAGCGGTGCAAACCGTAGCCGCCAAGCTGGGCATAGAGCAGGCGCAGGGCGACTGCAAACCGCAGGACAAGCTGGCCGCCATGCAGGCGGCACAGGCTGCAGGGCATAAGGTTGCCATGGTGGGCGACGGCCTGAATGACGGCCCAGTTTTAGCCGGAGCGCATGTCTCTTTTGCTTTTGGTAAAGCAGTGCCGCTGGCACAATCGCGAGCAGACTTCGTGGTACTGGGAGACAGCCTGGAGTTAGTGTTGCAAAGCCTGTTGCTGGCCCGACGGACCCTGTCCGTGGTGCGCCAGAACCTGGGCTGGGCAGCAGCCTATAACGCGATCTCTATTCCTCTGGCCCTCGTGGGCTGGATGCCTGCCTGGCTGGCAGGGCTCGGCATGGCGCTGAGCTCCTTGCTGGTCGTCGCCAACGCAGCTCGTCTTGCACGTGCGTTGCCGCTGCAGGCAGCTGATAGCAACGCGTCCGCCCCCGCGCACCTTGCGCCGCGGGGCACCGTCATGCCACTGACTCAAGGAGGCCATTGATGGACATTTTGTATGTATTGATTCCGCTGTCGGTTGTTCTGGTCATGGCCATTGTGGCTGCCCTGTGGTGGGCCGTGTACCGGGGCCAGTTCGAGAGCGTGGAACAAGAAGGCGAGCGCATTCTTCGCGACGATTGATGTGGCTCAACGAGTCCGACCAGAAACCAATGAACACTTTGCAAGATATCTAAGAGGTGCCCGATGGAAGCAACAAATAACAATGCTGTCTATTACGACGACACCGTCGTAAGACAGTTCTCTATCATGGCCGTGGTATGGGGGGTGGTAGGTATGGCGGTGGGCGTGTTTATCGCGTCCCAGCTGGCCTGGCCGGAACTCAACTTCGGCATTCCATGGCTGAGCTACGGACGTCTGCGTCCGCTGCATACCAATGCCGTGATCTTCGCTTTTGGTGGCTCGGCGCTGTTCGCGACCAGCTACTATGTGGTGCAACGCACCTGCCAGACCAAGCTGTTCATGCCCAAGCTGGCCAGCCTGACCTTCTGGGCCTGGCAACTGGTTATCGTCGGCGCTGCCATCAGCCTGCCTCTGGGTTACACCCAGGGCAAGGAATACGCCGAGCTGGAGTGGCCCCTGGACCTGCTGATCGCCGTGACCTGGGTGTCCTATGCCATCGTGTTCTTCGGCACTATCGGCATCCGCAAGGTCAAGCACATCTATGTGGCCAACTGGTTCTTCGGTGCTTTCATTCTGGCCGTGGCCCTGCTGCACATCGTCAACAATATTTCCATCCCCGCAGGCTGGATGAAGAGCTACTCGGCTTACGCCGGCGTGCAGGACGCGATGGTTCAGTGGTGGTACGGGCACAACGCCGTGGGCTTCTTCCTGACCGCCGGCTTCCTGGGCATGATGTATTACTTCATCCCCAAGCAGGCGGGCCGTCCCGTGTATTCGTATCGCCTGTCGATCGTGCACTTCTGGGCGCTGATCTTCACGTACATGTGGGCGGGTCCTCACCACCTGCACTACACCGCTCTGCCTGACTGGACCCAGTCCGTGGGCATGGTGTTCTCGCTGATCCTGCTGGCTCCCAGCTGGGGCGGCATGATCAACGGCATCATGACGCTGTCGGGTGCCTGGCACAAGCTGCGCGACGATCCCATCCTGCGCTTCCTGATCGTGTCCCTGTCGTTCTACGGCATGTCCACCTTCGAAGGCCCGATGATGGCGATCAAGACCGTGAACGCGCTGAGCCACTACACCGATTGGACCGTGGGCCACGTGCACTCCGGCGCTCTGGGCTGGGTGGGTCTGATCACCATGGGCTCTCTGTACTACCTGATCCCCCGTCTGTTCGGACGCGAGAAGATGCACTCCGTGCCCGCGATCGAGCTGCACTTCTGGATGGCGACCATCGGCATCGTGCTGTACATCGCCGCAATGTGGATTGCCGGGGTGATGCAGGGCCTGATGTGGCGCGCAGTCAACCCCGACGGTACGCTGACTTACACCTTCGTGGAAAGCGTGAAGGCGACCTATCCCTTCTACGTGATTCGCGTGACTGGCGGTCTGCTGTATCTGGGCGGCATGCTGGTGATGGCATGGAACACCTGGAAGACCGCAATGGCCGGCCGTTCCGTCAAGGTGGCAGTGCCTGCCGTGGTGGCTCACGCCTGAGCATTGAGGAGCAAAAGCAATGTCTGATCAAAATAACGCAGCTCCCAAGAGCTTTTCGCACGAGAAGATCGAGACCAGCAATTTTCTGCTGATCGCGCTGACGCTGTTCGTGCTGACCATTGGCGGCCTGGTGGAAATCGTGCCGCTGTTCTTCCAGAAGTCCACGACCGAAGCCGTGGCGGGTCTCAAGCCCTACACGCCGTTGCAGCTGATGGGGCGCGACGTCTATCTGCGCGAGGGTTGCTACAACTGCCACTCGCAGATGATCCGTCCCTTCCGCGCCGAGACCATGCGCTACGGCCACTACTCGGTGGCTGGCGAGTTCGTGTACGACCACCCCTTCCAGTGGGGCTCCAAGCGTACCGGCCCCGACCTGCATCGCGTGGGCGGCAAGTACAGCGACGAATGGCATCGCATCCACCTGAACAACCCGCGTGACGTGGTGCCCGAGTCCAACATGCCTGCTTACCCCTGGCTGGAAGCCAACAAGGTGGATGACACGGCCGTGGCAACGCGCATGAGCGCGCTGCGCAAGGTGGGTGTGCCGTACACCGATGCGGAAATCGCCGGTGCTCAGGCCGAGGTCAAGGATAAGACAGAGATGGAGGCAGTGATTGCCTATCTGCAGGTCCTTGGTCGCGCCGTCAAGTAAGAGAGAAAGGGCTGGAAATGGATATCACCACCATGCGTATCGTGGCCACGCTGGCATCGCTGGCGTGTTTCGTGGGCATCTGGTGGTGGGCGTATGCCCGCCGCAACCAGGCCCGTTTTGACGAGGCAGCTCAGGTTCCATTCCTGGAAGACTGAGTCTGATCACCACAACGAGAACATCCCATGAGCGATTTCATTAACAATTTCTGGTCGGTGTATGTCGCGGCGATTACGCTGATCGGCATCTTTGGCTGCTTGCTGCTGCTGATTCTGGTGGCCCGCAAGAAGGTCGTTCCCTCGGGCGACAACACCACAGGCCATGTCTGGGACGAAGACCTGCGTGAACTCAACAACCCCATGCCCAAGTGGTGGATGGGTCTGTTCGTGATCACCGTGGTTTTCAGCTTGGGCTATCTTGTGGTCTACCCAGGTCTGGGCGGCTTCGGCGGCAAGCTGGACTGGA
This region of Comamonas thiooxydans genomic DNA includes:
- the ccoO gene encoding cytochrome-c oxidase, cbb3-type subunit II, which codes for MSDQNNAAPKSFSHEKIETSNFLLIALTLFVLTIGGLVEIVPLFFQKSTTEAVAGLKPYTPLQLMGRDVYLREGCYNCHSQMIRPFRAETMRYGHYSVAGEFVYDHPFQWGSKRTGPDLHRVGGKYSDEWHRIHLNNPRDVVPESNMPAYPWLEANKVDDTAVATRMSALRKVGVPYTDAEIAGAQAEVKDKTEMEAVIAYLQVLGRAVK
- a CDS encoding universal stress protein, with product MYNRILIATDGTELSDKAVHAGLDLAALCGASVIALKVVSHYPRSYLEGSDLLDIKEAKRIEEQWTNQAQTLLNGVKAFGHERKVNVTTEIAHSDLVAESIVEMAKKHDCDLIVMASHGRKGLQRLLLGSETQHVLTHSPVPVLVLR
- a CDS encoding CcoQ/FixQ family Cbb3-type cytochrome c oxidase assembly chaperone, yielding MDITTMRIVATLASLACFVGIWWWAYARRNQARFDEAAQVPFLED
- a CDS encoding malonyl-CoA synthase; this translates as MPQANLFSALRAAFPADLTKIAVEAIEPDGSSLYYTWADLEQGSARMANLLASLDLPEGSRIAVQVEKSVEAMMLYLATLRSGHVFLPLNTAYQSAEMEYFITNAEPAVVVCAPGCFGWVSKIAFNHGVGHVYTLGTDRTGSLLERAAHHGDEHQVVPRRADDLAAILYTSGTTGRSKGAMLSHGNLLSNAAMLKVYWGWQEGDVLIHALPIFHVHGLFVAIHGALLNGSPMIWFARFEPEAVMARFKDATVFMGVPTLYVRMLADARLDRDMAAHMRLFISGSAPMLIETFRAWKTRTGHTILERYGMSETIMLTSNPYQADARYGNEAERRGATVGFPLPGVGVRIHGDDGKALPAGEIGNIEVQGPNVFKGYWRMPEKTAEEFTADGWFKTGDVGMQDARGYFSIVGRSKDLIISGGYNVYPAEVEGFINDLPGVDESALVGVPHPDFGEVGVAVIVPRKGAQLDGLKILESLKARLANFKVPKRCYVVDSLPRNTMGKVQKKLLRDQYQQEFS
- the ccoS gene encoding cbb3-type cytochrome oxidase assembly protein CcoS encodes the protein MDILYVLIPLSVVLVMAIVAALWWAVYRGQFESVEQEGERILRDD
- the ccoN gene encoding cytochrome-c oxidase, cbb3-type subunit I — encoded protein: MEATNNNAVYYDDTVVRQFSIMAVVWGVVGMAVGVFIASQLAWPELNFGIPWLSYGRLRPLHTNAVIFAFGGSALFATSYYVVQRTCQTKLFMPKLASLTFWAWQLVIVGAAISLPLGYTQGKEYAELEWPLDLLIAVTWVSYAIVFFGTIGIRKVKHIYVANWFFGAFILAVALLHIVNNISIPAGWMKSYSAYAGVQDAMVQWWYGHNAVGFFLTAGFLGMMYYFIPKQAGRPVYSYRLSIVHFWALIFTYMWAGPHHLHYTALPDWTQSVGMVFSLILLAPSWGGMINGIMTLSGAWHKLRDDPILRFLIVSLSFYGMSTFEGPMMAIKTVNALSHYTDWTVGHVHSGALGWVGLITMGSLYYLIPRLFGREKMHSVPAIELHFWMATIGIVLYIAAMWIAGVMQGLMWRAVNPDGTLTYTFVESVKATYPFYVIRVTGGLLYLGGMLVMAWNTWKTAMAGRSVKVAVPAVVAHA
- a CDS encoding cation-translocating P-type ATPase, whose protein sequence is MHSHLLDDPQEWSSFGRPAGQSPKAPISENATESPVWDSFVVLEGMHCAACALTIEEALRAVPGVQAAEVSAATRRARVEWRPAQVLPSQWMEAVSRAGYRALPARDAFARELRQAETRRALWRWLVAGLCMMQVMMYAWPAYTARPGDLSLEMETLLRWASWVISLPVVLFCCGPFFKSALKDITQRRVSMDLPVALGMLITFVISTLGTFDPSGPFGQEVFFDSLTMFVFFLLTGRWLELRLRDRTAGALEAVMNRLPDSVLRQQPDSGEFERVATRRLRVGDVVRVLTGEAFPADGRILRGTTHADEALLTGESTPVLRAQGDAVTAGSYNLDSVVEVSVDSVGEGTRFAQIVNLMESASLQKPTLAQLADKVARPFLVVVLLAALAAAIWWWPTDPGKAMMVAVAVLIVTCPCALSLATPVAMLTAAGTLARSGVLVRNLQGLEALAAVDTLVFDKTGTLTRDGLVLRALTPAEGQNTDELLALAALLARQSMHPASRALAQAAEVAELPASAWLLDSVQEIAGSGLDVWVQARSNTALRRHLRLGSIAHCGVPELAPHELGQSVVLAEESQGGWLPLAQFHLSEDVRPEAARVIADLRQQGVAVQLLSGDRSAAVQTVAAKLGIEQAQGDCKPQDKLAAMQAAQAAGHKVAMVGDGLNDGPVLAGAHVSFAFGKAVPLAQSRADFVVLGDSLELVLQSLLLARRTLSVVRQNLGWAAAYNAISIPLALVGWMPAWLAGLGMALSSLLVVANAARLARALPLQAADSNASAPAHLAPRGTVMPLTQGGH